TCTTTCTTCTTTCGATTATTACAGGAACGGAAAGAGGCTGATCGTTCAACGAGATTACGATGTGATCATCGCTTCCTCTCCTCATCCTTTCTCCTGGAGTCTTGGGTGGCACTACGTGAAGAAAAAGAAGAGAGGAAGATTTTTCATCGAAATCAGAGACGTCTGGCCAGACGATCTTGTGGAACTTGGATCAATCTCGTACTCTCATCCTGTTTCAAAACTCTTCGATTTCATGTGCAAAAAGTACTATCCGAAGGCCGATGGGATCATCTCTCTTGTTCCGGATCTTTCAAAGCACTTTGAGAGGCTGAGGGTTCATCCCGAAAGGTTCATCTTTGTGCCAAACGGAGTGGATCTGAGCCGATTCGAAAACTATGAATACTGCTCTGAAGTGGAAGAGATCCTCTCCAAAGTGCCGAAGGACAAGGTGAAGGTTCTCTATGCAGGATCGATCGTTCCGCACAATGGAGTGAAGGAGTTCCTTGGGATGCTCTCAGATGTGAAAGAAGATATAAGAGAGAAATTTGTCTTCATCTTCGTGGGACCTTCCCAGCCGGACTATCTTGAAGAGTTGAAGAAGGCTTTCAGAGATCTCAAGAACGTCTTTTTCTTCGATCCTGTTCCCAAAAAGTGTGTTCCATCTCTCTTTCAGAAAGTGGATTTTCTTCTCTTTACCCTTTCTCATACCACGATGAACCATCCTGCGGTGAGTTCCTACAAGGTGCTCGACTACATGGCTTCTGGAAAACCCGTTCTATGTATTGACATAGAAGGAATTTTGTTCAAAGAAACAACCGGTGCGATCTTCTTCAACGAAAAAAATTTGGAAAAAGTCTTGGAAGATATTCTCACAAAAGATCATTCACATCTTGGGATGAAAAACCGAGAGTACGTTGAGCGTGAAAGAGACTGGGACCACCTTTACGAAAAGTTAAAGGAGTTCATCTTCTCCTGAAACAAAAGGTTAGGATAGAATATCTTATGCTGCATATTTTTAGATCAGGAGAGTGGACTATGAAACAGCTGACTGAAAAAGACTACCGATGGAACTTTCTCGTCAACTCCCTGGATTATGCCTTTTTCAGCCTTGGGATGACCCTTGGTTCCATCTTCACGCTCTTTCCCGTTTTTGCGAAAAATCTTGGGGCGTCGAATGTGGAACTTGGTCTCATACCAGCCATTGCGAACCTTGGCTGGGGCATTCCGGCAATATGGGGTGCCAAATACGCTGAAAGGTCTCCCAAGAAATTGAAACTGGTCTTGGAAGTGACACTCGGGGAGAGACTTCCCTACCTTTTCATGGCTTTGATAAGTCTCTATCTTGCCGTGCCTTCCCCCAAACTGGCATTGTACCTTTCCATTCTGATGATTGGAATCGCCACGTTCTCCATGGGGTTTCTGGGTCCACCGTGGATGAGCATGATAGAGAAGGTGATCGATCCAAAAAGAAGAGGGACCTTCTTTGCCATGGGGAATGGTCTTGGAGCGATCCTCGGTGTGGGGGGATCGATCATCGCAAAG
This genomic window from Thermotoga sp. SG1 contains:
- a CDS encoding glycosyltransferase family 4 protein codes for the protein MNIAILNHYASIPEMGSAETRHFELAKRFVKDGHSVDIYVGDFSHLSGKRWSETFGWRFSKEGVNFIVIKTRKYSGNSISRFLSSFDYYRNGKRLIVQRDYDVIIASSPHPFSWSLGWHYVKKKKRGRFFIEIRDVWPDDLVELGSISYSHPVSKLFDFMCKKYYPKADGIISLVPDLSKHFERLRVHPERFIFVPNGVDLSRFENYEYCSEVEEILSKVPKDKVKVLYAGSIVPHNGVKEFLGMLSDVKEDIREKFVFIFVGPSQPDYLEELKKAFRDLKNVFFFDPVPKKCVPSLFQKVDFLLFTLSHTTMNHPAVSSYKVLDYMASGKPVLCIDIEGILFKETTGAIFFNEKNLEKVLEDILTKDHSHLGMKNREYVERERDWDHLYEKLKEFIFS